The Xylocopa sonorina isolate GNS202 chromosome 5, iyXylSono1_principal, whole genome shotgun sequence genome segment ACACAGGCTGTTGATTCTGGCGTGTTGAAATTGGACAATTTGACTCCGTCAGAAATTATTGGAATAATAGATTCAACATATGCTTGTATAGTGTCTTGGCTGGAGGGTCACAGTTTAGCCCAAACAGTTTTCACTAACTTGTACCTTCACCAACCCAGTCAAATAATCGATAAACCATTGAAAACCTTTTGTTATGCTGTATATAAGATAATTGAAATAATTAAAGATTGCGTCAATAAAGCATTAGTTTTTGAAGAGGAAGACTTCCAGAGCGTTACTTATGGTTATAGATTGCAACTGGATATTACAGAACAGAAAATCATATCCATGTTGCGAGAAGTAGAAGACGAACTACCTAGGAAGAGTAGAATAAAACCAAATCACGTGGTATCCGAAGAAGAAGTAAGTGCATATACTAAGGCACAAAGCATATAGAACTTCTTTGGATGATTAAGAATTTAAataattagtaaaattattctcATTTTGTTTTCCAGTATAGTGATAGATTAGCACTGTACGCCAGAATTAGATTTACTAAAATGTTTTATCAAATTTTGTCGTTAATGGGAAAGAAAGAACAGTTGCAACAAAATCTGAACGATTGTCATACATTATTATCGAGATGTTCTTATATGATTCAAATTATGATTAAGACGGTAAACCGTGGGGAAAAAGCGGACGAAATATGTGAGTTTTGTCAAATTATTATGTGATTTGCCTATAACAATATGTGATTCGTTATATTATAATTGTAGCGAATTATCCAAATATTATGGGGTTTGACCCCATGGTGAATCAAAGATTATTACCACCGACGTTTCCACGGTATACGAAAATAAAACCAAGAACAGAGGCTTTAAAATATTTGGATGAGTTATTGAATAGATTTAGAACAGTTACTATGATCACTAATCAGAGTGGATTTCATGCGGCTTTGGTAAGAAACGATCTATAAGTAAATCGAAATTTTCGGTATAAATTCCAAGTACACTGATTTCTTTTTAGGACTTTTTTTTAGAATTCTCACGGCAAAGTCCATGTATATTATCAAGATCAATGCTGCAAATTGTTTACTTGCCTACAACAAATCGGGTGTTCGGCGTACAAAATTTTACCGATGTCTTGAAAGATGCGGCGCGAAATTTCATAGCACCACCGGTATTAATGCCAAAGAGCACGTTGCTTCAAAATCATCAAGCCAAGGAATATGTTGACAGCTTCTTATCTCACTGCGTTGGCGTTTTTGGTAGTTTACTGCAATTAACTGGTCATAATAGAGCAAGACAGAGAGATAAACTAGCGCACTTGTTGGAGGATTTTGCCACGTTGCAGGATGAAGTATGTTTAAAAAGCAATTCGTTGGTACGTTTTATTTCTCGAGACTTATTGTAATTTAAAAATTGTAACAGGCTGAAAGAGTTGATGGGTTTTTACATACTCTGTGGTTAAAAAGTGATACACCTAGATCGCACTTAGCTTGTTTCGGAACATGGATTTTGTATCATACGCTACGAGTAATGGTCATGTACTTGTTAAGCGGCTTCGAGCTAGAATTGTATTCAGTACATGAATATCACTACATATTTTGGTATCTGTATGAATTTCTTTACGGATGGCTTGTATCTGCTATCACAAGGGCCAATTCGTTTTTAATGGaacaagatgtacataacgaTGCACACAAAGGTAGAGGAGGTAAAAAGAGTGCGAAAAACAAGAAGAAAAAATCAACGTCGAGACCATACAATTTGGAAATATTAATGTATCAAGCTATGCAGAATATATGCGGAGGATATTACAAAGTAAGATTTATACATACAGTCTTTTACATAACGATATTCTTACATTTATTATGACCTATTATTTTATAGGCTTTAGTTGGTTTCCGCATGGATGGTAAAATACCATTTCCCGAAATGCAATTTGACTCGGAACGAGTTAGGTATGAGCACAGGTTATTACCATTTTCTTCATTACTTACTCCGCCGCCAGTACATTATCAAGAATTCCTAGACATGACTAATGCACAGATGCATAAAAGAAACGTGAGTGTAAtcatctttccttttttttcttgacgAAATAGTAAAGAGCATTTCTTTCTGATTTTCATTTTCCTAGGAAACGACTAGTGAGATGCTGTACATAGCCGGTTGCCGTCATTTTCATCAGGCTAGAAATATGTTGGAACGCGCGTTGTCTCTTTATCCTCCGAACGCTACTACTGTGAACGAGGTAAATAATTGTCAAGCCTTTGTTAAGTGTTGTGCCTCCATTAAACATGTTTTTATTTATTATGCTTTTTACGCTTGATTTACAGATTAACGACTTGCTAAAAGTGGCGAAAACAAATTTCGTGGTTCTAAAGTTACTCGCTGACGGGCATAAGAAGGATTCCAAAGAACCTCCAGTATTCGATTTCTCGTGTCATCAACATTTCCCACTGATAAAATTAACCTAAAACATCTGTGACGGCCATCGTTTCATGCTATATAAATGACATATTATTTATTCTAGCTTTAATCAagcaaaaaaatatttttgtgTTGACTTTTGATGCCTTTTATTTTTCGTTTAATACAATCTTTAGAGCTCTCCCCGTCCtcattttttgttttattaacGATACATCCTTCATTGTACAGATATGTATTATTTGTCGTACATATTTTGTGGATAAATTTCTATAAAAACTGAATATGATATTTGTATATAGTTTATCATAAATTGTATATGTTTTAAGTGAGTTCATGTGGATATCAAGAATGAATGTGTCGATCCTTTGAGGAATAAGGTTCGTGAAGTTTAACAGATCGTTGTgaaatgtaaataaaaaaaaagtatagAATGTATAGTCTCTTAAAATGTTGTATAGTAAACACACATCTTATCAATGAAATTGTTAACAGTTCTTGTTAGTGACATATGCAATATTTTGCATTATATTTTCGAGCTTCAGCTATGAAATATACTGTTTCTGATAACAATCTTTTTTACTATAAGAATTCTGTAACTTTATTAATTACTAAACTGACCTAAGTTCTTTGCGTCTCTGAGCATTGTATTCTCTATATTTTAGGCAAACCTAGTTATCGTTTACACGTTATTAAATTCTGTACTGTACAGAAACGAGAATTGTAACATTGAAGTGAAACACTGAACTTTAATCGAGAATTAACGATTAAAGCATAAAGTACTTGTAAATCACGAAATTCATGTGAGAAAGTGATGTACGTATAATAAAAACGATAATCCAAAATGATACTTGTTCATTTTATCTAATATATTTTACTCATTTTTTGTTAATCGTATCGATAAAAAATTGAATGACACGAATACTATTTTTGTTAGCTCGAACCTATATTCAGTATCCAGTCCATTACTTTCCGAATCCAAATGAAACAATTTTCTACTATTCTTAAATCAAACGAACCCTAGTTTATTTAAACCATTCTGCATAATTAAAACTTGAAGAACTTAAAAATGGTTTGTTGCGGCTGCGTAGAAGTGGAGGATCGAAGAATAAAGAAACCCTATTTGGGAGGATGGAGGCATAAAATTACCGAAGTAGAATATTTAAACGCCGAGTCCCAGACAGGTCCATTAAGAAAACCAATAAAGGAGAAATGCAGCAGAAAAGTGCAGTATATTTCTTGGACAGAAGTATTTACGCAAACACCATGTCATCATCCAACACAAATGGGGCGGTACTTGCGCTATATTTCTTATTTAAATTGAAAAGAGCAGAAAATATTTTTATCACCTTATTTTTCTATGCATCTTCTTTACTGATATACCTTTATATTCGCTCAGATCGGATTGTTTTATATCGAGCGAATCGGATAAGTACGTTACATCGAAACCGTACGAAACGCATGAAGAAATGATGAAGCGGCTGGACTACGATGGAAAAGCTCGAATTATTCAAAGAAACTATAGAATATACAAGTTATGGAAGTACATTAAAGAATACGCCAGACAATATCGAGAGTTAGTACAGAACTGCAACCAATACGAAGCAGAGAAGATATTGATGTACAGGTGCGAACTGTTCAGAAGTCATAAAATGTGCAAATTGTGCTAGAATGCGTTACATTAATCCATCCCGTAGAAAGAGGCATCAGCAAGAAATTCTACGAAGAATCGATCCCAAAACACGATTGGATTTCGACATGTTATACGAAATGGTGGAAAAGTGGAGACGCGATCGTCTCGAATGTGCAAAGCAACGTTTCTTCAGACCAGCGTTCTGTGCGGAAAATTGCGCGATCTTGAAGAAAACCGTGGATATGCTCAAAGAAATCGACCAGAAGAGGCAGGCGGTGAGGAAGCGGTACAGGGACCGGAAACGCGTGAAATTCGTCACGGCGAACTGCAAGCCCATCGTATGGGAGGGTTACAAGCGGAAGCTGGTAGAAATGGACACCACGAGGAACCAGAAGGCAAGGGAATTGAAGATCATTTACGATTCGTTAACTAATTACGACGTCACTCGAGGACAACGCATGGAGGTGCTCACAATACTGAAGAAATCGTTAGAGGCGCATAACTGCGTGGCTGCGTTTGATCTGATACGGCTCTTGGACGAGGAACTGACCTACTTGGCAAGAGGGATGAAAGGCATGCAGCTGGACTACTTTCGCGAGAGGGTAGTTTGTAAGAAAAAATCATTTGTGAGATTCTATCTTGTGACGACCAAAGTTGGTGAAGGAATTGTTACTAAaactttattttttatttctttttcacGATCCAGACAGTTATTTGAACTTTTTACGGACGTCGCACTCGTGCTGTTGCGTGAGCAACGACGAGGACTTCTGCAAGAACGTGGACGACGAGAAGCTACGCGAACCGATCGAGCCTGCGACTAGATTGTGTCACAGTTGCTTGAAATTACTTCCGAAGCATAAATTTACCGTTCACGGAAGAATGAAGAGGCTGGCTATTTGTACTGGTACCGTCTGTTTCATCTTACATCGAACGTTGCTTGAGTTAAATGCTTCCTACTTAAATAATCGTTCGACCCTTTAAGGATGTACCTGGCTACGCGAACGGAATATAGCGCACGTAAGCTACGATCCTTACGTGTTCCTATTGAATTGCGTGCGTTCCGAGGAAAGGAAAAGGGAATCACCCTCGGCTATTGCGTTTATGATGCAAAAACACGACATGCACCATCTGGTGAACAATATCTGGCACGGCCACTCAGTCGTCAGCGAGAACAAGGATCTCTTTCAGCTGCGAATCGTACGATACGACGTCGATCAGGAATGGTCGCCGTGGAATTGTATCCTTCTGACACAGGAAGAGGCTGAGGTCCATTGCAGGATCAAGGATCTTACGAGCGTGTACTCGAGACCACTTGTCGAGAGAATTCAGTTGTCTCATCAGTTAGCGAAAAATCAGTTCAAGTACGTGCACGCGCAGCTCGAGGAGTTAGTATACTAGGAGGAGTAGAAATAACGTATCGATTGAATCCCTTTCAGACACTTCAGACGACTCGAGAAAGAGTTTCGAGACAAGTTTAATAAGGTCGAGGACAGAGCGGTGTATAAACCGGCGATCAAAGTAAACGATTACCTTTTCCCGTGATGTGTTCCGTGGCCAACATATTTTCAGTTTATACGATGTTCTCTGAAAAATCAACCGTCTTCTAGGTCTCGTGAGAACTGTGTTCCTTTCAATAAAATCGAATTAAAACGTTCCTCTTCATTTTCTTTGGAGAAGTATTTCTACGGACAAAGTATAACAAGAGGGAACGAATATAAAATGGGAGAGAAAGAATTCACGGGAAGGTTAAAACTCGTTAATCGTCGCAAAATTACCCCTTTCTCCCGACGTGATGGATAATCCGTGGTTTAGATATCGTTTGCCGTATCGGAGGCGCACAAGTGAGGCTCTTTTGAGCGAGGGATATATAAAATCGCAAAATAATGGACTAGAAAGTGCTTTTGACCGATCGACCAAGCAGGTTGCCATTGGCAACGCTGGATTTAAGGCTTTGAGCTTTCTGGTCGTGCAGAGGTCTCCTATATGGACTACGTCGCATTAAAAGCTTCGTTCTTCTCTGTCCGGCTGCTTTTGGGACCCGTGTCTCGCTTTTCTTTctcccttttctcttttttttgtttcctttttttccgATGTGCCACGCCGTCGTTCCGATAAATCTAATAGCACGCGTTACTTCGAGGCACGCTGCTATCGTTGGTGCACGAGTCGCGACGCCCAGCGTCGTTGGCCAATTTACGGTCGAACGGGACGAGTGACGATAAATTTCACGGTTACGACGACGAATGGCGGTGGAACGAGTGATGAATAATCGTGGGACCAGTTCAGTTTGCTAAACACCGACGTTATAAAAGTAATTTACTgggaggtaaaaaaaaaaaaaacgaggaagCTCGCTACTGCTTTTTACGCGCATCGTTCATTAACCCATTAATCAAGCTGCATTTAATGCAAATTCGGTTACACTGGAAACGGGTAACACCCTTTgcgtatatatattattttaatttatgcTTGAATTCGTTGCTTCTTCATTTATGCGGTGCTTTACTGTATTTTGCGTTTCACGTGTTAGTTAATTTGCTCGAGTTAATCTACGCGTAATGAAGCTAATTTTTAATGCTAATTATTGATTTAGTCGGCACAGAATTTAGCGAGTAAAAGATAATTATATCCCGTTCTGAATCTTGATTTTTCAACGATTCGTTGCGGCATTACCCGCGAAACTCGTGCCTTAATTATCGCCTCCGCTAATTATCCGTCCTGGTACGAGCGTACACTTCGAGCGTCTCTCTTTGTTTTTCATTCaaatattcataacatttcCTTCGGTTTCCTCCCTTCGGATTTTGAGAATATTTTCGTCAGGCTATTGTCGAGTATAAATTCCAATGGAATTCCACCGTGTTATTAACGTATGGCGGCGGAATATTGTTTCAGAATATTTCTACCTGAATTCGACGAGAAAAAGCGCACCTTAATCCCGACAGGGGGATGAAAAACCATCGCGCGAGAGATTTTGCGTATCGCCAGCGAAGCCGTTACATCGCCGATTCTCTTTTCGCGTTCCTTCGCCACCTCCGGCGATCTGTTCAAATAGTTTTGCGTTCGTGTCGTCTCTTAGCAACCCCTAGTTCCGTTAAATAATTCATAACGCGCAGAAAGGGAGTCGCTGCGCTTGAAAAATTTCGAAAAACCGCGATATTTCTAAATTATTCAGGGAAGCTCTTTCTCCAGAGGGGCCTTCCGATCCTGGCACAAGAACCTTTTAAATTAACAACTAAAACTACTCTTGAAATATCTTTAAAATATTAAAGAGCCTTTCAATCTTCGAGTACACTTGAGATTTTTTCCTGGAAAGTTCTCAAAGCAAAAGGGGCCGCGGCGAAAAAGAAATTGCTAGAAAATGAGGTACAAATTTTTTCAAGAAAGGGATTATGCTAAACATGTACCTTGCTGGTGTATTTTAAGAGTAAATAAGAAGGTATCGTCTATTGAAAGTGTAAATAAGTAACCGAGCGTGAAATATAAACGAACTGGTCGTGGTAGTGGTAGCGGTAGGGTCGAAAATGGGAAGAAATAAAAGATGCATTCTTAATTACACGGTATTTTATAAATTCGTGTCGCCTCCTCGCTGCGTGTTGCATTCGAATGCATCGTGGACGTGGAGATTGACGTCCGTGCTCGTATTCTGttaacaaaaagtaacaaagttGCGCATGAAAAGCGACTCGAAGAAGAAACGTGCCAACACTGGATTCGTTGCTGCGATTCATGCATTTTTGACTCGGTCGCCTTTCCGCGGGATCATGAATATTTCATGTGCAGATGTACGCGCAGTCAGCTGCCGGCGATCCAATTAAAGAGAAATTAAATTCCCGCGTTCAGTCAACCGGGAGCGTTTAATAAGCAAAAAGTAAACACTTAGTTCGCCTGATAGGAAGCACCAGTTTACGAATGCAAAATTGATTCCCGATGTTACACAGCGTTTCACGAATTCTAATTGAGCGCTCATTCATTCGTCGAACGAtcggtatagaaatgagaactgGATCCAGAACAAACTCCAAACGGAACTTATTTCTCGGGAGCGATTCACTTAAACTTGCTCGCGTCTAACACAAATTGTAGctttaaatttcaaaatcaaagGTAGAGGATAAGCATGCGCGTTTCTAAATTTTTCAATGTTTGAACGGAGAAGAAAGAGTTGAATGTAACATGCATTCGGCGCATAAGTTTTACGGTTCTACAGGTTCTCGCCTGGCATAGTTCCGCGAGTACCAGGAATTACCAGCTGGATTTCCATTAGCCATAAAACCTCGAAGGGGTGCATTCCTCTGTTCACCGCGAACGCTAAGCTCTCGCCGACGTTCGAAGGGGTAACGAGGAATTAAGCGTCGCATCGGGTCCGAATTAAGGGAAGTTTACAACTCGAAACTGCGGCTGAAGAAAATTTCTCGCTCACCATGCGTCATCAAACGTATACCCTCCTTTTTTTTCAACAGAGCCGATCGATTGATTTGGATCACGCGAAACAATTTGGCGCATACGTCGTTCGTCCGTTACGTCCCGTTTTACGGCCGGACATGGACTACTTTCTGACCATGCCACTCGACCAACTTATTTGCGGTCGAATTTACGCTGGCAATACACTTATTTATGATCGAATTTGCGCCGGCCCACGTTCGTATACGGCGAAATTTATGCCACGCTAAGCGGTCGCCGATAACGCCACGTTTATGGTCGAATTTATGACGCGACACGCGGACGATCGATGATTGACGCTATAATATTTACGCTTTTTGCTTAGTTACGCAGTGGGCAAGTTCGCGCGTTTACGATTTTTTCATTGCCCATTACCGGCTGGAAACTAATGCCCTCGAGGAAGCGTACGCGGCTGTTCGAAACTTGTTAATGTCTTGAAAGTTACTCGTGCCAAGAATATCGCGCCTTCATTATCTGTCAACGCGACTCCTACGCTTCTTGCGAGATGAAATGTAAATTGTCGTTGAGAAAAGTAGACGCGAATCAGGAACAAACGACGAAAGAGGTCAACAGTGAATCGCGAGACGGATGGGGATGTCTTTAACGGGGCGCACGGTTCTGTTTGCGGTGCTTGGCATGAGGCTGGCAGCCCCGCCGCAACCCCTGCTTGCGCTACGTGATTTCTAATGTCGccccgtcgcatttacattaccctACAGGCCTGCTAATGGCACGTGGTTATGTTTACAATGCGCCACGTGGCTCCTAATGTCGCCGTGCGTTGTTTACGCCGCATCAGATGGCCATTGGTTTGCGACGCACTTGTAACGACGATTCAGAGTCGCATTTGCCAACCAGCTTAAGTTATGGATTCCGTGTTGATCTTGCTATTACCTGGAGCCGGGTACACAACCGCAACGACCGGAAACGGCGTTGCTGTTCATGGTAACGCGGGCAACTGCACACCACTACTTTGTCATCGTTTACTCTTTGTATCTTTTCCAGATAACGCTGGTATTTCTCTCTCAGTTATTATTCATCTATTATGGTAATCCGCGGTCGAGATAACACGCGCCTCTGTGCCGCTCGTGCAATGTTTCGGACAACATATCTCGCGTTCTACTGAAAAGATACGGTTGATATCTCTCCCAGAGCGCGACGCGAACGACAGCGCATCGAGTCGCGGGATATCTCATTCAAAGAGCAGAACGGGTAAACATTTGTACCCGAGGTATCTAGTTGGTAAAGAGGCGGAGAAACGGAACGGTAAAGCTTCTTGCGCGACCCTCTGTTCGGCTGACTGGAGCTTGTTATGGAATCGTGTAGAAGCCTCGAAAAGAAAGTTGTCCGGAC includes the following:
- the Naa35 gene encoding N-alpha-acetyltransferase 35 isoform X2, which translates into the protein MATMMEEQNSVDMGENKESQLDQITYTWVDITQEFFEAITELELGELLRDDLFGLFEAMSAIEMMDPKMDVGMLCNRGNNKPCTFTQAVDSGVLKLDNLTPSEIIGIIDSTYACIVSWLEGHSLAQTVFTNLYLHQPSQIIDKPLKTFCYAVYKIIEIIKDCVNKALVFEEEDFQSVTYGYRLQLDITEQKIISMLREVEDELPRKSRIKPNHVVSEEEYSDRLALYARIRFTKMFYQILSLMGKKEQLQQNLNDCHTLLSRCSYMIQIMIKTVNRGEKADEISNYPNIMGFDPMVNQRLLPPTFPRYTKIKPRTEALKYLDELLNRFRTVTMITNQSGFHAALDFFLEFSRQSPCILSRSMLQIVYLPTTNRVFGVQNFTDVLKDAARNFIAPPVLMPKSTLLQNHQAKEYVDSFLSHCVGVFGSLLQLTGHNRARQRDKLAHLLEDFATLQDEAERVDGFLHTLWLKSDTPRSHLACFGTWILYHTLRVMVMYLLSGFELELYSVHEYHYIFWYLYEFLYGWLVSAITRANSFLMEQDVHNDAHKGRGGKKSAKNKKKKSTSRPYNLEILMYQAMQNICGGYYKALVGFRMDGKIPFPEMQFDSERVRYEHRLLPFSSLLTPPPVHYQEFLDMTNAQMHKRNETTSEMLYIAGCRHFHQARNMLERALSLYPPNATTVNE
- the LOC143424050 gene encoding IQ motif and ubiquitin-like domain-containing protein, whose protein sequence is MVCCGCVEVEDRRIKKPYLGGWRHKITEVEYLNAESQTGPLRKPIKEKCSRKVQYISWTEVFTQTPCHHPTQMGRSDCFISSESDKYVTSKPYETHEEMMKRLDYDGKARIIQRNYRIYKLWKYIKEYARQYRELVQNCNQYEAEKILMYRKRHQQEILRRIDPKTRLDFDMLYEMVEKWRRDRLECAKQRFFRPAFCAENCAILKKTVDMLKEIDQKRQAVRKRYRDRKRVKFVTANCKPIVWEGYKRKLVEMDTTRNQKARELKIIYDSLTNYDVTRGQRMEVLTILKKSLEAHNCVAAFDLIRLLDEELTYLARGMKGMQLDYFRERVVYSYLNFLRTSHSCCCVSNDEDFCKNVDDEKLREPIEPATRLCHSCLKLLPKHKFTVHGRMKRLAICTGCTWLRERNIAHVSYDPYVFLLNCVRSEERKRESPSAIAFMMQKHDMHHLVNNIWHGHSVVSENKDLFQLRIVRYDVDQEWSPWNCILLTQEEAEVHCRIKDLTSVYSRPLVERIQLSHQLAKNQFKHFRRLEKEFRDKFNKVEDRAVYKPAIKVNDYLFP
- the Naa35 gene encoding N-alpha-acetyltransferase 35 isoform X1; this translates as MATMMEEQNSVDMGENKESQLDQITYTWVDITQEFFEAITELELGELLRDDLFGLFEAMSAIEMMDPKMDVGMLCNRGNNKPCTFTQAVDSGVLKLDNLTPSEIIGIIDSTYACIVSWLEGHSLAQTVFTNLYLHQPSQIIDKPLKTFCYAVYKIIEIIKDCVNKALVFEEEDFQSVTYGYRLQLDITEQKIISMLREVEDELPRKSRIKPNHVVSEEEYSDRLALYARIRFTKMFYQILSLMGKKEQLQQNLNDCHTLLSRCSYMIQIMIKTVNRGEKADEISNYPNIMGFDPMVNQRLLPPTFPRYTKIKPRTEALKYLDELLNRFRTVTMITNQSGFHAALDFFLEFSRQSPCILSRSMLQIVYLPTTNRVFGVQNFTDVLKDAARNFIAPPVLMPKSTLLQNHQAKEYVDSFLSHCVGVFGSLLQLTGHNRARQRDKLAHLLEDFATLQDEAERVDGFLHTLWLKSDTPRSHLACFGTWILYHTLRVMVMYLLSGFELELYSVHEYHYIFWYLYEFLYGWLVSAITRANSFLMEQDVHNDAHKGRGGKKSAKNKKKKSTSRPYNLEILMYQAMQNICGGYYKALVGFRMDGKIPFPEMQFDSERVRYEHRLLPFSSLLTPPPVHYQEFLDMTNAQMHKRNETTSEMLYIAGCRHFHQARNMLERALSLYPPNATTVNEINDLLKVAKTNFVVLKLLADGHKKDSKEPPVFDFSCHQHFPLIKLT